A window of the Enterobacteriaceae bacterium 4M9 genome harbors these coding sequences:
- the hofC gene encoding protein transport protein HofC has protein sequence MKKTELKLWRWQVLEPDGALKQGFSLAYDRSTVLQEFAQRNAVPIAIRQLSFSPRRSWSLRNKIDFLRQLAALVHAGLSLDYGCRILAEQHPLPVWRALLEQVARQLEQGQPLSAILEQWPVVFPPLFIALLRTGELTGKLDVCCHQLAAQQEQQYLLHKKVMKALRYPLFTLLIALLVSGAMLIFVLPEFASIYQSFNAPLPALTRHIITLSGWLERNAPWCIVLIAFITTGWVRLRRMPGWQSREQRLLLKLPLLAELVRGQRLSQIHTTLALTQQSGIPLLQGLEAAEMAMAHPWWQAKLCDMGKYISTGGTFSQALNQAGVFTPFCIQLARTGEESGSLDIMLGRLAQWHAERTHERADGLTAALEPIMMIVTGAIIGTLVIALYLPIFQLGDAMSMG, from the coding sequence ATGAAGAAAACTGAACTGAAACTCTGGCGCTGGCAGGTACTGGAGCCAGACGGCGCGCTGAAGCAGGGATTTTCACTGGCCTATGACCGCAGCACGGTATTGCAGGAGTTTGCACAGCGTAACGCCGTTCCTATCGCGATACGCCAGCTTTCTTTCTCACCGCGTCGTAGCTGGAGTCTGCGTAATAAGATTGATTTTTTACGCCAACTTGCAGCGCTTGTGCACGCCGGTCTCTCCCTGGATTATGGTTGCCGGATACTGGCAGAACAACATCCGCTTCCTGTATGGCGCGCTCTGCTTGAGCAGGTTGCCCGCCAGCTTGAACAGGGCCAGCCGCTGTCTGCCATTCTTGAACAGTGGCCTGTCGTTTTCCCGCCGCTGTTTATCGCCCTGCTGCGTACCGGTGAGCTGACAGGAAAGCTGGATGTCTGCTGTCACCAGTTGGCAGCCCAGCAGGAGCAACAATATCTGTTGCACAAAAAAGTGATGAAAGCGCTGCGCTACCCGCTGTTTACGCTTCTTATTGCGCTACTGGTCAGTGGCGCAATGCTCATTTTTGTCCTGCCCGAGTTTGCCAGTATCTACCAAAGTTTTAATGCGCCGCTGCCTGCACTCACCCGACATATTATTACTCTGTCTGGCTGGCTTGAGCGCAACGCGCCGTGGTGTATTGTACTCATTGCGTTTATTACTACTGGCTGGGTGCGCCTTCGCCGCATGCCTGGCTGGCAGAGCAGAGAGCAGCGGCTGCTACTGAAACTGCCATTGCTCGCTGAACTGGTACGTGGCCAGCGGTTAAGCCAGATACATACCACACTCGCGCTCACACAACAGTCCGGCATCCCACTACTTCAGGGGCTAGAAGCCGCTGAAATGGCGATGGCGCATCCGTGGTGGCAGGCAAAGCTGTGCGATATGGGCAAGTACATCAGCACTGGCGGTACGTTTTCGCAGGCACTAAATCAGGCTGGTGTTTTTACCCCCTTTTGCATTCAACTCGCCCGCACCGGTGAAGAGAGCGGGAGTCTTGATATCATGCTGGGCAGGCTGGCACAGTGGCACGCAGAGCGTACTCATGAACGCGCCGACGGGCTGACGGCTGCGCTGGAGCCAATAATGATGATAGTGACAGGCGCGATTATCGGCACGCTGGTTATCGCCCTGTACCTGCCCATTTTTCAACTTGGCGATGCCATGAGTATGGGTTAA
- the gspE gene encoding type II secretion system protein GspE yields the protein MQSEQLNQICQQHHAVLLGMEGGTIRVAVSGAPSTELVQALAFASSQRADIESWSRQRLEKYVQDKHEMPAFDEGKNAAVELVNHALECAVTRRASDIHLEPDESGGQIRLRVDGVLQPLARFSSEICTAAVARLKILGNLDIAERRLPQDGQFDTEIHGEKLSLRLSTLPCRAGEKAVLRLLRQQTRPLEPDALGMEPAALKTFLAALAKPQGLILVTGPTGSGKTLTLYSALNTLNRPGINIACVEDPIEIPLCGLTQTQIHPKAGLSFQVVLRALLRQDPDIIMVGEIRDKETAEIALNAAQTGHLVLSTLHTQSTVETLTRLEQMGIARWQIACALKLIIAQRLVRRLCSHCRQPAPEVLTLPKTLSPQPVTHWHAVGCERCYGGYYDRLALFELMTINTTLRQAILAGENAHTLEQLCRQQGIQTLLESGISAVRQGLTTAHELWRVLGIPHEEN from the coding sequence ATGCAGAGCGAACAACTAAACCAGATTTGCCAGCAGCACCATGCCGTTTTGTTAGGCATGGAAGGCGGCACAATACGCGTTGCGGTCTCCGGTGCGCCGTCTACCGAACTGGTGCAGGCGCTGGCGTTTGCCAGTAGCCAGCGCGCAGACATTGAAAGCTGGAGCCGGCAGCGGCTGGAAAAATATGTGCAGGACAAACATGAAATGCCCGCCTTTGATGAGGGGAAAAACGCCGCCGTTGAACTGGTGAACCATGCCCTCGAGTGTGCCGTTACGCGTCGTGCTTCAGATATTCACCTGGAACCTGACGAAAGCGGCGGGCAAATTCGCCTGCGTGTGGATGGTGTACTCCAGCCGCTGGCGCGCTTCTCCAGCGAGATCTGCACGGCAGCCGTTGCACGTCTGAAAATTCTCGGCAACCTGGATATCGCCGAACGGCGGCTACCGCAGGACGGCCAGTTTGACACAGAAATTCATGGCGAAAAGCTGTCGCTTCGCCTCTCCACGCTACCTTGTCGGGCAGGCGAAAAGGCGGTCCTGCGGCTGCTACGCCAGCAAACGCGTCCGCTTGAACCCGACGCGCTTGGTATGGAGCCAGCCGCGCTGAAAACTTTCCTCGCAGCACTGGCAAAACCGCAGGGATTAATCCTCGTCACCGGCCCCACAGGCAGTGGCAAAACGCTGACGCTGTACAGCGCACTCAACACGCTTAATCGTCCTGGCATCAATATCGCCTGCGTGGAGGACCCGATAGAAATCCCACTGTGTGGATTAACGCAGACACAAATTCACCCCAAGGCTGGGCTGAGTTTCCAGGTGGTATTGCGCGCGCTGCTGCGCCAGGACCCGGATATCATTATGGTTGGTGAAATTCGCGATAAAGAAACGGCTGAAATTGCGCTAAACGCCGCGCAGACCGGCCACCTTGTGCTGTCTACGCTGCATACTCAGTCTACTGTCGAAACGCTGACGCGCCTTGAACAAATGGGTATTGCACGCTGGCAAATCGCCTGCGCACTTAAGCTTATCATCGCCCAACGCCTGGTACGTCGCCTGTGTTCACATTGCCGCCAGCCCGCACCTGAGGTGTTAACGCTGCCCAAAACGCTATCACCGCAGCCTGTTACCCACTGGCATGCCGTGGGATGCGAGCGCTGTTACGGTGGCTATTACGACAGGCTGGCCCTGTTTGAACTGATGACGATAAACACCACTTTACGCCAGGCTATTCTTGCAGGTGAAAATGCACACACCCTGGAACAACTTTGCCGCCAGCAAGGTATACAGACGCTGCTGGAAAGCGGAATAAGCGCCGTCAGACAGGGACTCACCACGGCCCACGAACTGTGGCGGGTGCTGGGTATACCTCATGAAGAAAACTGA
- the coaE gene encoding dephospho-CoA kinase, producing the protein MVYTVALTGGIGSGKSTVADAFSRSGIAVVDADIIARQVVEPGKPALRAIIEHFGTDVLTDDGSLNRRRLRDIIFAQPAQKAWLNALLHPLIQQQTQEYITCATSPYVLWVVPLLVENGLCNKASRVLVIDVSVQTQLSRTMARDGISREQAEQIIAAQVSREERLAAADDIINNDGEPQLAIAQVATLHQRYLALAAQAAAQEKD; encoded by the coding sequence ATGGTCTATACGGTCGCTTTAACGGGCGGCATCGGCAGCGGTAAAAGTACCGTGGCCGACGCTTTCTCCCGTTCAGGGATCGCTGTTGTTGATGCTGATATTATTGCGCGCCAGGTCGTAGAGCCGGGAAAGCCCGCCCTGCGCGCTATCATTGAACACTTCGGCACCGATGTACTGACAGACGACGGCAGTCTTAACCGACGCCGATTGCGTGACATCATTTTCGCGCAGCCTGCACAAAAAGCGTGGCTTAACGCGCTGCTACATCCTTTGATACAACAGCAAACACAGGAATATATCACCTGCGCAACCTCCCCTTATGTCCTGTGGGTGGTGCCGCTACTGGTAGAAAACGGGCTGTGCAACAAAGCCAGTCGCGTACTGGTGATTGATGTCAGCGTGCAGACGCAGTTGTCACGCACAATGGCGCGCGACGGTATTTCCCGTGAACAGGCAGAACAGATTATCGCCGCCCAGGTTTCCCGCGAGGAACGTCTGGCCGCCGCCGACGATATCATTAATAACGATGGTGAGCCGCAACTCGCTATTGCGCAAGTCGCCACCCTGCACCAGCGCTATCTGGCACTGGCTGCGCAGGCAGCAGCACAGGAAAAAGATTAA
- the ppdD gene encoding prepilin peptidase-dependent pilin produces the protein MNRQRGFTLIELMVVIAIVAILSAIGVPAWQNYLRKAALTDMLQIFLPYHTAVEICALERGGVSHCTSGTNGIPQPKTSRYVSAMTVNAGAITLTGQESLNGLHVTLTPRWNNEEGVTGWQRTCNVQESSALKQACEDVFRFSVE, from the coding sequence ATGAACAGACAACGCGGATTTACCCTGATAGAACTGATGGTGGTGATTGCTATTGTGGCAATACTCAGCGCCATCGGCGTTCCCGCCTGGCAGAACTATCTGCGTAAGGCAGCACTGACCGATATGTTGCAAATATTCTTGCCTTATCACACTGCCGTTGAAATTTGCGCGCTGGAGCGCGGCGGCGTAAGTCACTGCACATCAGGAACAAACGGCATTCCACAACCGAAAACCAGCCGCTACGTTTCGGCCATGACCGTAAACGCAGGCGCGATAACCCTCACTGGCCAGGAAAGCCTGAACGGACTTCACGTCACACTAACCCCACGCTGGAACAATGAAGAAGGCGTTACTGGCTGGCAGCGTACCTGCAATGTTCAGGAATCCAGCGCTCTGAAACAGGCCTGTGAAGACGTTTTCCGTTTTAGTGTGGAGTAA
- the nadC gene encoding carboxylating nicotinate-nucleotide diphosphorylase, which yields MPARRYNPDSRREALLERISVDIPDTVSRALSEDLGGEVDPQNDITAQLLPAESQSHANVITREDGVFCGRRWVEEVFIQLGGDVDVTWHVEDGDTISANQSLFELRGPSRILLTGERTALNFVQTLSGVASEVRSYVNLLNGTHTQLLDTRKTLPGLRTALKYAVLCGGGANHRLGLSDAFLIKENHIIASGSVRQAVEKAFWLHPDVPVEVEVESLDELDDALKSGADIIMLDNFSLDDMREAVKRSRGKARLEVSGNVTKETLGECAQTGVDYISVGALTKHVRALDLSMRFVTP from the coding sequence ATGCCTGCCCGCCGTTATAACCCTGACAGCCGACGGGAAGCACTGCTGGAGCGCATCAGTGTGGATATCCCGGATACCGTTTCCCGCGCCCTGAGCGAGGATCTGGGCGGTGAAGTGGACCCGCAAAACGATATCACCGCACAACTGCTGCCAGCAGAAAGTCAGTCTCACGCAAATGTTATCACGCGCGAAGACGGTGTGTTTTGCGGCCGCCGCTGGGTAGAAGAAGTCTTTATCCAGCTGGGCGGCGATGTGGACGTCACCTGGCATGTCGAAGACGGCGACACGATTAGCGCTAACCAGTCTTTGTTTGAACTGCGCGGCCCTTCCCGAATTCTGCTCACTGGTGAGCGTACCGCACTTAACTTTGTGCAGACGCTTTCCGGTGTGGCAAGCGAAGTTCGCTCCTACGTCAACCTGCTCAACGGCACGCATACCCAACTGCTGGATACCCGTAAAACGCTACCGGGCCTACGCACTGCCCTGAAATACGCCGTGCTGTGCGGCGGCGGTGCTAACCACCGCCTCGGCCTGTCGGATGCCTTCCTGATTAAAGAAAACCATATCATCGCCTCCGGCTCAGTGCGCCAGGCAGTGGAAAAAGCCTTCTGGCTGCATCCCGATGTCCCCGTTGAAGTTGAAGTAGAGTCGCTCGACGAACTGGATGACGCACTGAAATCCGGTGCCGATATCATCATGCTGGATAACTTCTCGCTTGATGATATGCGCGAGGCGGTAAAGCGCTCACGTGGCAAGGCGCGCCTTGAAGTCTCCGGCAACGTCACCAAAGAAACGCTGGGCGAATGCGCACAAACCGGCGTGGACTATATTTCCGTTGGCGCACTGACTAAGCACGTACGCGCACTCGATCTCTCTATGCGTTTTGTCACCCCCTGA
- a CDS encoding GMP reductase, with product MRIEEDLKLGFKDVLIRPKRSTLKSRSEVELEREFSFKHSGVTWSGVPIIAANMDTVGTFSMAQALAGFGILTAVHKHYSAEDWRGFIQNAPQGVLQHVMVSTGTSEADFAKTKAILALSSELKFICIDVANGYSEHFVQFVSKAREAWPDKVICAGNVVTGEMCEELILSGADIVKVGIGPGSVCTTRVKTGVGYPQLSAVIECADAAHGLGGQIVSDGGCVMPGDVAKAFGGGADFVMLGGMLAGHEESGGKVVEENGEKFMLFYGMSSESAMNRHVGGVAGYRAAEGKTVRLPLRGPVENTARDILGGLRSACTYVGASRLKELTKRTTFIRVQEQENRVFNSL from the coding sequence ATGCGTATTGAAGAAGATCTGAAATTAGGTTTTAAAGACGTTCTTATCCGCCCTAAACGTTCCACTCTCAAAAGTCGCTCTGAAGTTGAGCTTGAGCGCGAATTCTCTTTTAAACATTCTGGCGTAACCTGGTCCGGCGTGCCGATCATTGCCGCCAATATGGACACTGTGGGTACATTCAGCATGGCGCAGGCGCTGGCTGGATTTGGCATTCTGACTGCCGTGCATAAACATTACAGCGCTGAAGACTGGCGCGGTTTTATCCAGAACGCGCCGCAGGGCGTTTTGCAGCATGTGATGGTTTCAACAGGCACGTCTGAGGCTGATTTCGCTAAGACAAAAGCGATCCTGGCGCTCTCTTCTGAGCTGAAGTTTATCTGTATCGATGTGGCAAACGGCTACTCTGAGCACTTTGTGCAGTTTGTCAGCAAGGCCCGTGAAGCGTGGCCGGATAAAGTCATCTGTGCAGGTAATGTTGTCACGGGCGAGATGTGCGAAGAGCTGATTCTGTCTGGCGCGGATATTGTCAAAGTGGGCATTGGTCCAGGGTCGGTGTGCACAACGCGCGTTAAAACCGGCGTTGGCTATCCGCAGCTTTCTGCGGTGATTGAATGTGCCGATGCGGCCCACGGCCTTGGTGGGCAGATAGTCAGCGACGGTGGCTGTGTAATGCCGGGCGATGTTGCAAAAGCGTTTGGCGGCGGGGCTGACTTTGTCATGCTTGGCGGTATGCTGGCCGGGCACGAGGAAAGCGGCGGTAAAGTCGTCGAAGAAAACGGTGAGAAATTTATGCTGTTCTACGGCATGAGTTCCGAATCGGCAATGAATCGCCACGTTGGCGGCGTTGCTGGCTACCGTGCTGCCGAGGGCAAAACCGTTCGTCTGCCGCTGCGTGGTCCGGTGGAAAACACCGCGCGTGATATTCTCGGCGGTTTGCGTTCGGCGTGTACCTACGTGGGTGCCTCACGGTTGAAAGAACTGACGAAGCGCACCACTTTTATTCGCGTTCAGGAGCAGGAAAACCGCGTGTTTAATAGCCTGTAA
- the zapD gene encoding cell division protein ZapD, producing MHAYVLFEHPLNEKMRTWLRMEFLLTQMQAQLPVRDHASALNFFRNASDLLDVFERGEIRTEILKELERQQRKLNSWAEVPGVDTHRIRELGAQLRELGTKMMSAPRPGQILREDKLLALVRQRLSIPGGCCSFDLPTLHIWLALPQHVRDVQVEHWQDSLEPIKQPLDMLLELIRNAAPLRKQTSLNGFYQDNGEDADLLRLQLLSDDGLYPQISGHKSRFAIRFLPLDSERGTVPERLDFELACC from the coding sequence ATGCACGCTTACGTTCTCTTCGAGCATCCTCTTAATGAAAAAATGCGTACCTGGCTGCGCATGGAATTTTTACTGACGCAGATGCAAGCCCAGCTTCCTGTGCGTGACCACGCCAGCGCACTGAACTTTTTTCGCAATGCCAGCGATCTACTTGATGTCTTTGAGCGTGGTGAAATACGCACTGAAATTCTTAAAGAGCTGGAACGCCAGCAGCGTAAGCTCAACAGCTGGGCCGAGGTGCCCGGTGTGGACACACACCGCATCCGGGAACTTGGAGCGCAGTTACGTGAATTAGGCACTAAGATGATGTCAGCACCACGCCCTGGTCAGATCCTGCGTGAAGATAAGCTGCTCGCTCTGGTGCGCCAGCGCCTGAGCATCCCCGGCGGGTGTTGCAGCTTTGATTTACCGACGCTGCATATCTGGCTTGCTCTGCCACAACACGTGCGTGATGTGCAGGTTGAACACTGGCAGGATTCACTGGAACCGATAAAACAACCGCTAGACATGCTGCTGGAATTGATTCGCAATGCAGCGCCGCTACGCAAGCAAACCAGCCTCAACGGCTTTTATCAGGATAATGGCGAGGACGCGGACCTACTGCGCCTACAGCTTCTCTCTGACGATGGCCTGTATCCGCAAATCTCAGGTCATAAAAGCCGCTTTGCCATCCGCTTTTTACCGCTGGATAGCGAGCGCGGTACCGTGCCTGAACGTCTTGATTTTGAACTTGCCTGCTGCTAA
- the yacG gene encoding DNA gyrase inhibitor YacG produces the protein MSDATVVNCPGCGKAVIWNESSPFRPFCSKRCQLIDLGEWAAEEKRIPSQGDLSDSDGWSETDNP, from the coding sequence ATGTCAGATGCAACTGTGGTCAACTGCCCGGGCTGTGGCAAGGCCGTTATCTGGAATGAAAGCAGCCCGTTTCGCCCGTTTTGCAGCAAACGCTGCCAGTTGATTGATCTCGGTGAGTGGGCTGCGGAAGAAAAACGTATCCCAAGCCAGGGTGATTTGTCAGACAGTGACGGCTGGAGCGAAACAGACAACCCGTAA
- the mutT gene encoding 8-oxo-dGTP diphosphatase MutT → MKQLNIAVGIIRNPQGEIFITRRAADAHMANKWEFPGGKIETGETPEQALVRELEEETGITATGYSLYETLSHQFSDRNVNLWFFLVEQWQGEPWGKEGQPGEWVAQHALNAQAFPPANVAVIEKLLAE, encoded by the coding sequence ATGAAGCAGCTGAATATTGCCGTGGGCATCATCCGTAATCCGCAGGGCGAAATTTTTATCACCCGCCGCGCAGCGGACGCCCATATGGCGAACAAGTGGGAGTTTCCCGGCGGTAAAATAGAAACAGGTGAAACCCCCGAGCAGGCACTGGTGCGTGAGCTTGAGGAAGAGACCGGTATTACCGCTACGGGCTACTCGCTGTATGAGACACTCTCACATCAGTTTAGCGATCGTAACGTTAACCTGTGGTTCTTTCTCGTTGAGCAGTGGCAGGGGGAGCCGTGGGGCAAGGAAGGGCAGCCGGGAGAGTGGGTGGCGCAGCATGCGCTAAACGCGCAGGCATTTCCGCCTGCTAATGTTGCTGTTATTGAGAAACTGTTGGCTGAATAA